The following proteins are encoded in a genomic region of Bernardetia sp. MNP-M8:
- a CDS encoding PKD domain-containing protein, with translation MKSHHFLFTLKGIFFSFILLSFIVGCSKKDEEEETPKVPTPDFSFTPVSPKVDEAVTFNNTSTNATTFVWSAEGTDFNSTDKNPTFTFTEVGDFDVKLVATGEGGSKEIIKQVSVAPADNTTPASIAAFSFSPTTPQTGQEVSFTNESTNATSYQWSAEGTSFSSTEENPKFTFDTAGDINVKLVATGEGGTNETIKKITISEATQTPPVAAFSFSPTTPQTGQEVSFTNESTNATSYQWSAEGTSFSSTEENPKFTFDTAGEINVKLVATGEGGTNETIQKVTVTASTPAPVAAFSFTPENPKAGEEVTFINESTNATSYQWSAEGTSFSSTEENPKFTFDTEGDINVKLVVSNSAGTSEQSTTVVIAPAAGGGNANPCNLPECYVEKTTTVSSGFTTTVTYTYTVVNGIKKISSVSTASIAGTLVTSFQYNAQGLKTRTETKVGGSLQNYVEFQYSNNNKTVRGNNYDATGTLTDYGIEEYDANNRLVRTENYTTAGVLNSYVVFSNFLAIEGSFPQLVQTYDANNTITQTDTHTYQDCQLKKTVSKDGNGTTIGEINNTIDARGLLRTSVATIFVQGTTITSNTQYQYDCD, from the coding sequence ATGAAATCACATCATTTTTTATTTACATTAAAAGGAATTTTCTTTTCCTTTATTTTGCTCTCATTTATTGTAGGCTGTTCTAAAAAGGACGAAGAAGAAGAAACTCCAAAAGTTCCCACACCCGATTTTTCATTTACTCCTGTTAGTCCAAAAGTAGATGAGGCTGTTACATTCAACAATACAAGTACAAACGCAACTACTTTTGTTTGGTCAGCAGAAGGCACAGATTTTAATTCTACTGACAAAAATCCGACATTTACTTTTACAGAAGTGGGTGATTTTGATGTAAAATTAGTTGCCACAGGAGAAGGAGGAAGTAAAGAAATTATTAAGCAAGTTAGTGTTGCACCAGCAGACAATACTACTCCAGCATCTATTGCAGCATTTAGCTTTTCTCCTACTACTCCACAAACAGGACAAGAAGTAAGTTTTACAAATGAGAGTACAAATGCAACTTCTTATCAGTGGTCAGCAGAAGGAACGAGTTTTAGTTCCACAGAGGAAAATCCAAAATTTACTTTTGATACAGCAGGAGATATTAATGTAAAACTTGTAGCCACAGGAGAAGGTGGTACAAACGAAACTATCAAGAAAATTACGATAAGTGAAGCCACACAAACTCCACCTGTCGCAGCCTTTAGTTTTTCTCCAACTACTCCACAAACAGGACAAGAGGTAAGTTTTACAAATGAAAGTACAAATGCAACTTCTTACCAGTGGTCAGCAGAAGGAACAAGTTTTAGCTCAACAGAAGAAAACCCTAAATTTACTTTTGATACAGCAGGAGAAATTAATGTAAAACTTGTAGCTACTGGAGAAGGAGGAACAAATGAAACCATCCAAAAAGTTACTGTAACAGCATCTACACCAGCTCCTGTGGCAGCATTTAGCTTTACACCAGAAAACCCAAAGGCAGGAGAAGAAGTGACTTTCATAAATGAAAGTACAAATGCAACTTCTTATCAGTGGTCAGCAGAAGGTACAAGTTTCAGTTCTACAGAAGAAAATCCAAAATTTACTTTTGATACAGAAGGAGATATTAATGTAAAATTAGTGGTTTCTAATTCGGCAGGAACGAGTGAACAATCTACTACTGTTGTTATTGCACCAGCAGCTGGAGGAGGAAATGCAAATCCATGTAATTTGCCTGAATGTTATGTAGAAAAAACTACTACTGTCAGTTCTGGTTTTACAACTACCGTAACATACACTTATACAGTTGTAAATGGAATAAAAAAGATTTCTTCTGTCTCTACAGCTAGTATTGCAGGAACTTTAGTTACAAGTTTCCAATATAATGCACAAGGACTAAAAACAAGAACAGAAACAAAAGTCGGAGGTTCATTACAAAATTATGTTGAATTTCAATATAGCAATAATAACAAAACTGTAAGAGGAAATAATTACGATGCAACAGGAACTCTGACAGATTACGGCATTGAGGAATATGATGCAAATAATCGCTTAGTTCGTACAGAGAATTATACAACAGCAGGAGTATTGAATAGTTATGTGGTATTTTCTAACTTTTTAGCTATTGAAGGAAGTTTTCCACAGCTTGTACAAACTTATGATGCAAATAATACAATTACTCAAACAGATACACACACCTATCAAGATTGCCAACTTAAAAAGACAGTTTCAAAAGATGGAAATGGAACTACTATAGGTGAAATAAATAATACTATTGATGCAAGAGGATTATTACGTACTAGTGTAGCAACTATTTTTGTCCAAGGAACTACTATTACAAGTAATACACAATATCAATATGATTGTGACTAA
- a CDS encoding 7TM diverse intracellular signaling domain-containing protein yields the protein MPKGSLLPFLLLFLLNVFTFVNVYGQQDTTTIFSDSLQKEQISVLNLKTELKEIISKSKITESDSLRQFSILDSLINFYKDINKKEYNYFLSEKNNLTFKYVLPIKPPIQEKNYITIKENLGVWKDTTDGKISIEEIATNTSNLFSANTISASNMEVGAYYWLRLKLVGNGVRDEVIALQIGSVFDAWSEITFYRSVEDDAFHIEHSGTDIDPKEKPVKQWRNYFYIDVAAQEEAIVYLRLHSNELRFHPKYILASIGDAVSVSKGADEFTYAQGIFQGILWVMAFYNLLLFFIIRDKLYLYYVIMIIGIQLNVFYYYRYIYFLFPTSHHLIRSFIVISHLFMIGGGLLFLRSFLNIKELLPKWNKFIKIINYALVIVVIIFIADHLFLQYPVWSDNFSPYKSAQIIIVFIGIIATILGFILGILTFRKGYSAARYYLIATSGLFIGAIFYALSYLINTQGESIVNSDMFMYFFQGGVVVQLVFYALGIGYQVNRLEREKSDALAENLELQKETTTLLEKKVKQRTVEIEQQKEEIEAINTTLMEQKGLMEKRNNDITSSINYARRIQDAVLPDLRSFKRSVPNCFVLYKPRDIVSGDFYWFAQKDNQIVLAAADCTGHGVPGAFMSILGDSYLNQIVNLQGVTKADSILSRLHGQIRRALRQSSTENKDGMDISICVIDLEKNQVTFAGAKRPLLYIQDEKMVEVKGDKHSVGGFQTNAENSYTSHQIDITKPTSFYIFSDGYVDQFGGKQGRKFMIKRFKSLLLEIHNEPMVKQRQLLAQHFEDWKGNNKQIDDVIVVGFQIEP from the coding sequence ATGCCGAAAGGCTCTTTACTCCCCTTTTTATTGTTATTTTTATTAAACGTATTTACATTTGTTAATGTATATGGTCAGCAAGACACGACTACTATTTTTTCTGATTCTCTTCAAAAAGAACAAATCTCTGTTTTGAATTTAAAAACAGAATTAAAAGAAATAATAAGTAAATCCAAAATTACTGAATCAGATTCACTACGTCAATTTTCTATTTTAGATTCATTGATCAATTTTTATAAAGACATAAATAAAAAAGAGTACAATTATTTTTTGTCTGAAAAGAATAATTTGACATTCAAGTATGTCTTACCCATAAAACCACCTATTCAAGAAAAGAATTATATTACTATTAAAGAAAACTTAGGTGTTTGGAAAGACACAACAGATGGTAAAATATCTATTGAAGAAATTGCAACTAATACAAGCAATTTATTTTCTGCCAATACTATCAGTGCTTCAAATATGGAAGTAGGAGCATATTATTGGTTGCGTTTAAAGTTAGTTGGAAATGGTGTAAGAGATGAAGTAATAGCTTTACAAATTGGTTCTGTTTTTGATGCTTGGTCAGAAATTACGTTTTATCGTTCTGTAGAGGATGATGCCTTCCACATAGAGCATTCAGGTACAGACATAGATCCTAAAGAAAAACCTGTCAAACAATGGCGTAATTATTTTTATATTGATGTTGCTGCTCAAGAAGAAGCTATTGTTTATCTTCGCCTACATTCAAATGAATTGCGTTTTCATCCTAAGTATATTTTAGCTTCTATAGGGGATGCTGTAAGCGTAAGTAAAGGAGCTGATGAGTTTACTTATGCACAAGGAATTTTTCAAGGAATCTTGTGGGTGATGGCTTTCTACAATCTGTTGTTATTTTTTATTATCAGAGATAAATTATATTTGTATTATGTGATAATGATTATAGGTATTCAACTGAATGTTTTTTATTATTATAGATATATTTATTTTCTTTTTCCAACCTCACATCATCTGATTCGTTCTTTTATTGTTATTTCTCATCTTTTTATGATAGGAGGAGGGCTTTTGTTTTTAAGAAGTTTCTTGAATATAAAAGAATTATTACCAAAATGGAACAAATTTATTAAGATAATAAATTACGCTCTAGTTATAGTGGTAATTATATTTATTGCAGATCATTTGTTTTTGCAATATCCTGTTTGGAGCGATAATTTTAGTCCTTACAAATCTGCTCAAATAATAATTGTTTTTATAGGTATAATTGCAACCATTTTAGGATTCATATTAGGTATTCTTACCTTCCGAAAAGGGTATTCTGCTGCTCGTTATTACCTAATTGCTACAAGTGGTTTGTTTATTGGAGCTATTTTTTATGCTCTTTCTTATTTGATAAATACACAAGGAGAATCTATTGTTAATTCGGACATGTTTATGTATTTTTTTCAGGGTGGAGTAGTAGTTCAACTTGTATTTTACGCACTTGGTATTGGTTATCAAGTCAATCGTTTGGAGAGAGAAAAATCAGATGCCCTTGCTGAAAACTTAGAGCTACAAAAAGAAACAACTACTCTTTTGGAGAAAAAAGTAAAACAAAGAACTGTAGAAATAGAACAACAAAAAGAAGAAATTGAAGCTATCAATACTACTTTAATGGAACAAAAAGGATTGATGGAAAAGCGAAATAATGATATTACTTCTAGTATAAACTATGCTAGACGCATTCAAGATGCCGTTTTACCAGACTTACGCTCTTTCAAACGTAGTGTGCCTAATTGTTTTGTTCTTTATAAACCTAGAGATATTGTTTCAGGAGATTTTTATTGGTTTGCTCAAAAAGATAATCAAATTGTTTTAGCTGCTGCTGACTGTACAGGACATGGTGTTCCAGGTGCATTTATGTCTATTTTAGGAGATTCTTATCTCAATCAGATTGTCAATTTACAGGGAGTTACAAAGGCTGATTCTATTTTGAGTCGTTTACATGGACAGATTCGAAGAGCTTTACGACAATCTAGTACAGAGAATAAAGATGGAATGGATATTTCTATTTGTGTAATTGATTTAGAAAAGAATCAAGTTACTTTTGCAGGTGCAAAACGACCTCTTTTATATATTCAAGATGAAAAAATGGTTGAAGTAAAAGGAGACAAACACTCAGTAGGAGGTTTTCAAACCAATGCTGAAAATTCATATACTTCACACCAAATTGATATTACCAAACCTACTTCGTTTTATATTTTTTCTGATGGTTATGTAGATCAGTTTGGAGGAAAGCAAGGAAGAAAATTTATGATAAAAAGATTTAAAAGCCTTCTTTTAGAAATTCATAATGAACCCATGGTAAAACAAAGACAGCTTCTTGCACAACACTTTGAAGATTGGAAAGGAAATAACAAACAAATTGATGATGTAATTGTAGTAGGTTTTCAAATTGAACCTTAA
- a CDS encoding DUF2807 domain-containing protein — protein MQNHFKIYFLPLFVLFLLSTSCSLTDSVCKDGQGDVITESRTISKFTAIESRGNFIVNVFQDSSIKTQSVSVMAQENIISFIQTNIIGNSLIIDNDECYNTSEEVIIEIRTPVLSQIVLSGSGDIVLQDIARISNVENIENVEFILNGSGNILTTPNNPIITTGNCTAKLKGSGNIELELEVANKVTAILEGSGTILFRGIATENSLNVSGSGNIKAFLLPVLTSTAEIVGSGSIELTATDDVNTPSKATLNAQVSGSGVVRVKGNAEVQWNVSGSGKIEKVE, from the coding sequence ATGCAAAATCATTTCAAAATCTATTTTTTACCTCTATTTGTTTTGTTTCTACTTTCAACATCTTGTAGTCTAACTGATAGCGTCTGTAAAGATGGACAAGGAGATGTGATAACTGAAAGTAGAACTATATCTAAATTTACAGCCATCGAATCAAGAGGAAACTTTATTGTAAATGTTTTTCAAGATTCTAGCATCAAGACACAGTCTGTTTCTGTTATGGCACAAGAAAATATCATCAGTTTTATCCAAACAAATATTATAGGAAATAGCCTCATTATTGACAATGATGAATGTTATAATACAAGTGAAGAAGTAATAATTGAGATTCGTACACCAGTACTTTCTCAAATCGTTTTGAGTGGTTCTGGTGATATTGTATTACAAGATATAGCTCGTATTAGCAATGTAGAAAATATAGAAAACGTAGAATTTATTTTAAATGGCTCTGGAAATATTCTTACCACACCAAATAACCCTATTATAACAACAGGAAATTGTACTGCCAAACTAAAAGGTTCAGGAAATATCGAATTAGAATTGGAGGTAGCAAATAAAGTAACTGCCATTCTTGAAGGTTCAGGAACTATTCTTTTTAGAGGAATAGCTACAGAAAATAGCTTGAATGTTAGTGGTTCAGGCAATATAAAAGCATTTTTATTACCTGTCTTAACAAGTACAGCAGAAATAGTTGGCTCTGGAAGTATTGAGCTAACGGCTACAGATGATGTAAATACTCCTTCAAAAGCAACTCTAAATGCACAAGTAAGTGGAAGTGGAGTAGTCCGTGTGAAAGGTAATGCAGAAGTTCAATGGAATGTATCAGGTTCAGGTAAAATTGAAAAAGTAGAGTAA
- a CDS encoding PKD domain-containing protein — MKKNIFSFRFLSLVWLICFMPLISFAQDRLNSPLSNHSVSDEHNHTKEAAMNAPKAKTPLTFIENKNQWDEVVKYRATIPSGFLFMRQNSLQYSFYDANALKLLHVHGEEEHEGHEPNEEISSTIKAHSFEVEFENSNPSPQIISEQVSDTKFNYILGNDPSKWAENAQGFGELTYKDLYPNINLHLYLKEDHLKYDFIVSAGANPSKIAMNYKYADKVSLESGHLHIQTSVNKVIEQAPYSYQIIDGKKVEVPSKFVLKYAEGNKKDKSPQITFEFPEGYNKKYELIIDPVLIFSTFSGAFSDNWGNTATYDDAGNLYSGGTSFGAGFPTTTGAFDVTFGGVVDVAILKYNSQGTGVFYATFLGGDLADVPSSMVVNSRNELIILGTTGSSNFPTTSSSYDNTFAGGTTTNVLGYDFTNGSDIFVSKLNVSGSRLVGSTFLGGQGNDGINSLNFDSFTDNPLVKNYGDEIRAEINIDDLDNIYIASTTNSNNFPLVSAHRTTFQGRQEGIGAKFDPTLSSLLWSTYIGGNNIDAAFGIQISKRGDIYVVGGTLSSDLITHAATMQSNYRGEIDGFVVRYASNFAWQGASYLGTPFYDQAYYVDVDASGSVYIFGQTQGSQPVTSGVYSNARGGLFIRKVSSNLNNIVWATTIGSQDFDPNITPTAFMINDCGYIYLAGWGSPSIYQGRPDNYLDNISTTGMPVTSNALQSDTDGNDFYTMILDQNAQNLIYGSFFGGRGEGREHVDGGTSRFDKKTGTIYQAVCACSGSGFITTPGAFSNRNNSPNCNNAAFKIEMGILKADFNTNDGNLTGCVPFSTTFVNQSIEGVTYEWDFGGLGISTQDDNVPFTFTVAGTYQVRLIATNPILCIKKDTAYLDIVVSPADFTVSPDVTICKGQSTQLSATGGTNYLWTPIAGLSNPRIANPIASPSTTTTYTLTVQNAAGCRQNLTTKVTVLPELITSFGLTLGDPCANDSTVSIINTTQNATSYFWDFGNGQTSTAQNPPTQSYSSGTYTIKLIATNSLCNAKDTVERQFVIDTDTFDFNFSSDTTICFGESVQLNVSGGASYQWTPATGLSNATIGNPIASPTETTTYTIKVVGSSGCEQERQIEIVVEEEMIPNFDIIQSTLCTEIGKVEFVNNTVGATSYLWDFGNGQTSTEQNPSIQNYTAGTYIIKLVTESESCTLRDSVEKQIVITEDAFVYDIGDSTICAGQSVQFNVTGGVSYQWTPTTGLNDATIGNPIASPTETTTYTVKVTGNNGCEEERQIEIVVGEEIIPNFDIIQSNNCEEFPTISIVNNTIGATSYFWDFGNGQTSTAQNPTNIAYNTDGNYEVKLIVNNIACSDSLVKEFDYSTNNFFISPDKSICLGQSLPLEVGKGISYQWTPTAGLSDPTISNPIASPTQTTTYTVSITTASGCIREEEVTITVLEELKPDFEVVIIDRCDKIPLVQIINNSVGATSFFWDFGDGRTSTLRNPPSFQYASEGVYPITLKVENALCQDSTQNDANSVIDDNNVFLSTIRMPESPTICRGENAQLNVVGGNLFEWTPTTGLSDPTIRNPIASPDQTTIYNVRISNLDGGCFTDSTVTVTIVDKLVLDFDVQHSPECGAPATILFNGKNTGNGDWVWDLGNGDSINVSNPTEYTYTQAGTYTITLKASNGVCDQEQTTTVTVDNVLPPNVITPNGDGLNETFVLDKANVGWKLQIYDRWGTEVFSADDYNNDWGNKAKPAMYYYYLTSPDGDTCRGWIHVLQ, encoded by the coding sequence ATGAAAAAAAATATCTTTTCGTTTCGTTTCTTGTCTTTAGTTTGGCTAATTTGTTTTATGCCTTTAATTTCTTTTGCACAAGATAGACTAAATTCTCCCCTTTCAAATCATTCTGTTTCTGATGAGCATAATCATACAAAAGAAGCAGCAATGAACGCTCCTAAAGCAAAAACACCACTTACTTTCATTGAAAATAAAAATCAATGGGATGAAGTTGTAAAATATAGAGCCACTATTCCATCGGGTTTCTTGTTTATGCGTCAAAACTCATTGCAGTATTCTTTTTATGATGCAAATGCTTTAAAATTACTACATGTTCATGGAGAAGAGGAGCATGAAGGACATGAGCCTAATGAAGAAATTTCTTCTACTATTAAAGCACATTCTTTTGAGGTAGAATTTGAAAATTCAAATCCCTCTCCACAAATCATTTCTGAGCAAGTTAGTGATACAAAATTTAATTATATTTTAGGAAATGATCCTAGTAAATGGGCAGAAAATGCACAAGGATTTGGAGAACTGACCTATAAGGATTTATATCCAAATATTAACCTTCATTTGTATTTGAAGGAAGATCATCTGAAATATGATTTTATTGTTTCGGCTGGTGCAAATCCTTCAAAAATTGCAATGAATTATAAGTATGCTGATAAAGTGAGTTTAGAAAGTGGACATTTGCATATTCAAACTTCTGTCAATAAAGTCATCGAACAAGCTCCTTATTCGTATCAAATCATTGATGGAAAAAAAGTAGAAGTTCCTTCAAAGTTTGTTCTCAAATATGCAGAAGGCAATAAAAAAGACAAATCTCCTCAAATTACTTTCGAATTTCCAGAAGGATACAATAAAAAATATGAACTAATCATTGATCCTGTTTTGATTTTTTCTACTTTCTCAGGTGCTTTTTCAGATAACTGGGGAAATACAGCAACTTATGATGATGCAGGAAATTTATATTCTGGAGGTACTTCTTTTGGTGCTGGTTTTCCTACTACTACAGGAGCTTTTGATGTTACTTTTGGAGGAGTCGTAGATGTAGCTATTTTAAAATATAACTCACAAGGAACAGGTGTTTTTTATGCTACCTTTTTAGGTGGGGATTTAGCAGATGTTCCTTCTAGCATGGTAGTAAATAGTAGAAACGAATTGATAATATTAGGAACGACAGGTTCTTCAAACTTTCCTACTACATCATCTTCTTATGATAATACTTTTGCAGGAGGAACAACTACAAATGTATTAGGCTATGATTTTACAAATGGTTCTGATATTTTTGTTTCTAAACTTAATGTAAGTGGGAGTAGACTTGTAGGTTCTACTTTTTTAGGAGGACAAGGTAATGATGGAATAAATTCTCTTAATTTTGACAGCTTTACTGATAATCCATTAGTGAAAAATTATGGAGATGAGATTAGAGCAGAAATAAATATTGATGATTTAGATAATATTTATATTGCCAGCACAACTAACTCAAATAATTTTCCATTAGTTTCAGCTCATAGAACTACTTTTCAAGGAAGACAAGAAGGAATAGGTGCGAAATTTGACCCTACTTTAAGCTCTCTTTTATGGAGTACATATATTGGAGGAAATAATATAGATGCAGCTTTTGGAATACAAATTTCTAAACGAGGAGATATTTATGTTGTGGGTGGAACATTAAGTAGTGACTTAATAACTCACGCAGCTACCATGCAAAGCAACTATAGAGGAGAAATAGATGGTTTTGTCGTACGTTATGCTTCTAACTTTGCTTGGCAAGGAGCTAGTTATTTAGGAACTCCTTTTTATGATCAAGCCTATTATGTGGATGTAGATGCTAGTGGATCTGTATATATATTTGGACAAACACAAGGTTCACAACCTGTTACCTCTGGTGTCTATTCGAATGCTAGAGGTGGATTATTTATTCGAAAAGTATCTTCTAACCTGAACAATATTGTTTGGGCAACAACGATTGGAAGTCAAGATTTTGACCCCAATATTACACCTACTGCTTTTATGATAAATGATTGTGGATATATTTATTTGGCAGGTTGGGGAAGTCCTAGCATTTATCAAGGAAGACCAGATAATTATTTGGACAACATTAGTACAACAGGAATGCCTGTTACTTCTAATGCGCTTCAAAGCGATACAGATGGAAATGATTTTTACACAATGATTTTAGATCAAAATGCTCAAAATTTAATATATGGTAGTTTCTTTGGAGGAAGGGGAGAAGGAAGAGAACACGTAGATGGAGGAACAAGTCGTTTTGATAAAAAAACAGGAACTATCTATCAAGCTGTTTGTGCATGTAGTGGAAGTGGATTTATTACTACTCCTGGAGCTTTTTCTAACCGAAACAATAGTCCCAATTGTAATAATGCAGCGTTTAAAATAGAAATGGGAATATTAAAGGCTGATTTTAATACAAATGATGGTAATCTTACAGGATGTGTTCCTTTCTCAACTACATTTGTAAATCAAAGCATTGAAGGAGTTACCTATGAATGGGACTTTGGAGGTTTAGGAATTTCTACACAAGATGATAATGTTCCTTTTACCTTTACTGTCGCAGGAACATACCAAGTTAGGTTGATAGCTACAAATCCTATTTTATGTATTAAAAAAGATACAGCTTATCTTGATATTGTGGTTTCACCTGCTGATTTTACTGTTTCACCTGATGTAACCATTTGCAAAGGACAATCAACACAATTAAGTGCTACTGGAGGAACAAATTATCTGTGGACACCAATAGCAGGGTTATCTAATCCTAGAATCGCAAACCCAATTGCAAGCCCAAGTACAACAACAACTTATACACTAACTGTACAGAACGCAGCAGGATGTCGTCAAAATCTTACTACTAAAGTAACAGTCTTACCAGAGCTTATTACAAGTTTTGGACTGACTCTTGGTGACCCTTGTGCTAATGATTCTACTGTAAGTATTATCAATACAACTCAAAATGCCACCTCTTATTTTTGGGATTTTGGAAATGGACAAACTTCCACAGCACAAAATCCACCTACTCAAAGTTACTCATCAGGAACTTATACAATCAAATTAATAGCAACAAATAGCCTTTGTAATGCTAAGGATACTGTTGAAAGGCAATTTGTAATTGATACAGATACATTTGATTTTAATTTCTCATCAGATACCACAATTTGTTTTGGAGAATCCGTACAACTTAACGTAAGTGGAGGAGCATCTTATCAATGGACACCAGCAACAGGATTGAGCAATGCAACTATCGGAAATCCGATTGCATCTCCAACAGAAACCACTACATATACTATAAAAGTAGTAGGAAGTAGTGGATGTGAACAAGAACGTCAGATTGAAATTGTGGTCGAAGAAGAAATGATTCCTAATTTTGATATTATACAATCTACTCTTTGTACAGAAATAGGAAAAGTAGAATTTGTAAATAATACAGTTGGAGCTACTTCCTATCTTTGGGACTTTGGAAATGGTCAAACTTCTACAGAACAAAATCCATCTATTCAAAATTATACAGCAGGAACTTATATCATAAAATTAGTAACTGAGAGTGAATCCTGTACTCTCAGAGATTCTGTTGAAAAACAAATTGTCATTACTGAGGATGCTTTTGTTTATGATATAGGTGATTCTACTATTTGTGCAGGACAGTCTGTGCAATTCAATGTAACAGGAGGAGTTTCTTATCAATGGACTCCAACAACAGGATTAAATGATGCAACTATTGGAAATCCTATTGCTTCACCTACAGAAACAACTACCTATACTGTAAAAGTAACAGGAAATAATGGATGTGAAGAAGAGCGTCAAATAGAAATAGTAGTAGGAGAAGAGATAATTCCAAATTTTGATATTATACAATCTAATAATTGTGAGGAGTTTCCGACAATTAGTATAGTAAATAATACGATTGGAGCAACTTCTTACTTTTGGGATTTTGGAAATGGACAAACTTCTACAGCACAAAACCCTACAAATATAGCTTATAACACAGATGGAAATTATGAAGTAAAATTGATAGTAAATAACATTGCTTGTTCAGATTCTCTTGTTAAAGAATTTGATTACTCTACAAACAATTTCTTTATTTCTCCAGATAAATCTATTTGTTTAGGGCAGTCTTTACCATTAGAAGTAGGAAAAGGTATTTCTTACCAATGGACTCCAACAGCAGGATTAAGCGATCCTACTATTTCAAATCCTATTGCTTCTCCTACCCAAACGACTACATATACTGTAAGTATCACAACTGCAAGTGGTTGTATTAGAGAAGAAGAGGTCACAATTACTGTTTTAGAAGAATTAAAACCTGATTTTGAAGTGGTTATTATAGATAGATGTGACAAAATCCCACTTGTGCAAATAATAAATAATTCGGTTGGTGCTACCTCTTTCTTTTGGGATTTTGGAGATGGAAGAACCTCAACACTTCGCAATCCTCCTTCTTTTCAGTATGCTAGTGAAGGTGTTTATCCAATTACATTAAAAGTAGAAAATGCACTTTGTCAAGATTCTACACAGAATGATGCAAACTCAGTCATTGATGATAATAATGTGTTTTTATCCACAATCAGAATGCCTGAAAGCCCAACTATTTGTAGAGGTGAAAATGCCCAACTTAATGTAGTAGGTGGAAATCTATTTGAGTGGACACCAACAACAGGGTTGAGCGACCCAACTATCAGAAATCCAATTGCTTCACCAGACCAAACGACCATCTATAATGTTCGAATTTCTAACCTTGATGGAGGTTGTTTTACAGACAGTACAGTTACAGTCACAATTGTGGATAAATTAGTTCTTGATTTTGATGTTCAACATTCACCTGAATGTGGTGCACCTGCTACTATTCTTTTTAATGGTAAAAATACTGGAAATGGTGACTGGGTATGGGATTTGGGAAATGGAGATTCTATCAATGTATCCAACCCAACAGAATATACTTATACACAAGCAGGAACATATACAATTACTTTGAAGGCTTCAAATGGAGTTTGTGACCAAGAACAAACAACTACAGTTACTGTCGATAATGTTTTACCTCCTAATGTAATTACGCCAAATGGAGATGGACTCAATGAAACTTTTGTGTTAGATAAGGCTAATGTAGGCTGGAAGCTTCAAATTTATGACCGTTGGGGAACAGAAGTTTTTTCTGCTGATGATTATAACAATGATTGGGGAAATAAAGCCAAACCAGCAATGTATTATTATTATCTAACTTCTCCTGATGGAGATACTTGTAGAGGTTGGATTCATGTTTTACAATAA